In the Trichoderma atroviride chromosome 4, complete sequence genome, ACTCCTCGCCTTTTCCATCGTCGGCATTATGCTATATTGCACATGTCAGGCATTGGGAGAACTCGCAGTCATCTACCCCCTTGCTGGCTCGTTCTCATCGTGGGCGACACGTTTCCTCGATCCTTCTTGGGGGTTTGCCATGGGCTGGAAGTAAGTGTTGTCCCTATTATTGGGATGTTGATATTTCGTGAACCACTCGCTAATCACCTCCGTCTTACAGCTACGCTATGCAATGGCTGACCATTCTGCCTCTGGAAATTATTGCAGCGTCCCTTACTATTGGTTATTGGGATGAGCATCTCCAGAGAGCCATTTTCGTCACCGTATTCCTTGCCACCATCGTCACTATCAATATGTTTGGTGTCAAGGGTTATGGTGAAGCCGAATTTACATTCTCTCTGGTCAAGATTGTTGCTGTTATTGGCTTTATGTGAGTTTGAACAAAATGTCTATATTTCAATCTTTTTGCTAACTCCCAATGTCCTTCAGCCTCCTTGGTATCGTTCTCAATCTCGGCGGAACCCCCCACACAAGGATACATTGGCGGCAAATACTGGCATGATCCCGGCGCCTTCCACAACGGCTTCAAAGGCCTCTGCAGCGTCTTTGTCACAGCCGCCTTTGCCTTTACGGGCACTGAACTCATCGGCTTAGCGGCGGCCGAAACCGCAAACCCGAGAAAATCCCTCCCGTCTGCTATCAAGCAGGTATTCTGGCGTATCAGCCTCTTCTACATCGTCGCCCTGACTCTGGTTGGGCTGCTTGTGCCATACGACAACCCAATGTTGGTTGGCGAAAACAACGCAGATGCGCGCGCGTCGCCCTTTGTCATTGCCATCAAGTCTGCCGGCATCGAAGTTCTCCCCTCGGTCATGAACgccgtcatcctcatcgccgTCTTGTCTGTCGGAAACTCCGCCGTCTTCGGATCCTCGCGAACgctcgccgccctcgccaacCTCGGCCAGGCCCCCGAGATCCTCGGCTACGTTGACCAAAGAGGACGCCCGCTCGTCGCCATCCTCGTAGCCGCAGCATTCGGCCTCCTCGCCTACCTAGCCGATCTCAAACAGGAAAACTCCGTCCTGGACTGgctcctcgccatctccggcctctcctccatcctcaCCTGGGCCTCCATCTGCGTCTGCCACATCCGCTTCCGCCGCACCTGGGCTGCTCGCGGCCTCCACCCCAGCGACCTCCCCTTCCAATCCCAAGTCGGTGTCGCGGGCTCCTacgtcggcctcggcctcaacATCAGCGTCCTGGCCGCCCAGTTCTGGGTCGGCGCCTTTCCCATCCCCACGCCGGGCCACGAAACCATCACGCCCTCGTTCCAGGCGGAAAACTTCTTCCTCAAGTGGATGGGCGCGCCAATTGCCTTGATTTTCTTCCTGGGTCACAAGCTTTACTACCGCACGAGCTACGTGCGCATCAAAGACATGGACATTGATACCGGAAGGAGAGACTTCAACGTTCCTATTCTTGTGCAGCAAGAACGGGAAGAATGGGAGACTTGGCCAAAATGGAAGAGATTCTACAAGTGGATGTgttgaaaaacaaaaacacacCCTGCTTATTCTTTTCTGGAATTTTTCTTCATGGCTAATTAATCTCCTTCCCCTGTTGTTCCCTGCTTTCTTATATCCCATGTATATCCATTTTTTCGCCAATGTCCCAACATCTACATAACCTACCTAAGGGAAGGCTACAACTACTAAAGCTTCAAGGCGATTTATCTAGCAAGGCGTTTGGAATATCTTCTGACCAGCAAAGGCGGAAATCTGttttatctctctctctcttttgtttttaataGCAATCAAATCGTAAATAGTGTGACAGAGTTTCTTAATTCACAAATAGTTCGAATCTTACATACAGAAATATTAACAAGTAATCAAAATCTCGCAAAAACATACATCGTGTACACTATATTCCAATGCCTCATAAGAAAATCGGCAGAACCATTCTTCCAGAGGGCAAGACAGCTCTTTGTGGGAATCAAACGCAGAAAAGTATGGGAACCAGACATAGAAAAGTATGGATAGTAACAGGCCGTGGTGATGTAGAGGGCAACAAGCACAGCAAGAAAAATCAGAAATTAAGACAAAGCGATAACATCATaaaagtagaagaagaaaagaattataaaaaagaaattgactCATGATTCATAAGCTGCGTACTGCAGGGCATTAAATCATACATACTAGCGCCCATGGGTATCGCAAACTTtttccattctcttcctccatcacGCACATATACAACTACTCACCCGAGTTCTTTATTTTCATAAAGCAACATATGGGTCGCTTTACAGGTCCCAATGGGCGCTCTTTTGCGTGCCGTTATTTCCTCTTCGACCGATCATCTGCTTGGGTGCCTCGGCTGCGGAGTCACCGCCAAAGATAAAGTCTCGCTGAGCACCCTTCTTGCCGCCCATACCATCGCCAGCAATGTGAATCTTGGTATCTGGTGGCGGCGCCTGGCCAGGCTGGGCTCTGTTTTCCTTCTGTGGGGCTGGCGATTCGTCGGCAAGACTCCAGCTCGTGTTCATCGTCTTGATAACCTTTTGGAGACTCTCGGTGACGGGCTGGCGCGGGGCGGCGGGCACGGGAGATTCATCCGACATGGCAAAGTGAGGATCAAAGTGCTTGCCGCGATCTTTGACGTTGGTGATGTTGCCTAGAGCACGGCCGGCAGGGgcttcctctgcctcgcGGTCAAAGAGGTTGTTGTTGTACAGACCATCATTACGAATAGCGCCCCGAGATTTGGTGGCGATGCGTCGCTCTTCGGGAGGGAGttcgccatcatcttgcaTCTCGAAATGGGCCTCTGCATCGCGTCGAGCTTTGCCAACCATTGGCTTGACGGGCTCCGCGGCGCGTTCCTCCCCTGTATCAAAGCGGCGCGCATCAGGGTTGCTTCCTTGCGCTCGACCGGGCTTTGCTTTGACAGGGGTGGTGAAGTCATCGAAAGACCACGTGCTGCCGTGCTTAGATTTGGCCTTTGGAGCCACTGGGCGGGCGGAGCTTGCTGCATTGGAGCCTTCACTCTCTTCCGCAGAACCATCATTCATGGCAAAGTGTTGGTATTTAGCAGGGTGAGCGC is a window encoding:
- a CDS encoding uncharacterized protein (TransMembrane:6 (i109-128o134-151i158-175o187-209i216-234o246-265i)), yielding MAPPPDIELNPFGNYKIKEESLTHGSSYSMREPNYEETKEPRIDRIINSFRRDPNSKFFPSRDLDDIGPLESVRRHNNGSPFYDLRRAALATANSNGLSRKLKGRHLQMIAIGGSIGTGLFVASGKALAAGGPASLLLAFSIVGIMLYCTCQALGELAVIYPLAGSFSSWATRFLDPSWGFAMGWNYAMQWLTILPLEIIAASLTIGYWDEHLQRAIFVTVFLATIVTINMFGVKGYGEAEFTFSLVKIVAVIGFILLGIVLNLGGTPHTRIHWRQILA
- a CDS encoding uncharacterized protein (TransMembrane:5 (o33-55i76-93o105-127i147-171o191-212i)), translated to MLVGENNADARASPFVIAIKSAGIEVLPSVMNAVILIAVLSVGNSAVFGSSRTLAALANLGQAPEILGYVDQRGRPLVAILVAAAFGLLAYLADLKQENSVLDWLLAISGLSSILTWASICVCHIRFRRTWAARGLHPSDLPFQSQVGVAGSYVGLGLNISVLAAQFWVGAFPIPTPGHETITPSFQAENFFLKWMGAPIALIFFLGHKLYYRTSYVRIKDMDIDTGRRDFNVPILVQQEREEWETWPKWKRFYKWMC